Proteins from a genomic interval of Synergistaceae bacterium:
- the wecB gene encoding UDP-N-acetylglucosamine 2-epimerase (non-hydrolyzing) yields the protein MKKISCVVGTRPEAIKMAPVILELRKDSELSVSVLATGQHTDMLKQALDDFGITADYNLNIMRANQTLDHITAGVLQGVGEILDSDPQDMILVHGDTSTTFAAALAGFYRHVKIGHVEAGLRSHDLSLPFPEEANRILTDGIADMFFAPTVGAADNLRREGKSESQIYITGNTVIDALYEILKRQRGIDEPEYLRGIGSRPLVLMTAHRRESWGEPLRNICGAVKDIIRARPDVMFLIPMHKNPAVRNVIRDELGEFSGNVRLTEPLSYPEFVQAMNKSAFILSDSGGVQEEATAIDKPVLIMRTVSERPEAITEGTCILVGTGRENIRRASLRIMNEPEYLNEIVGKNVKPFGDGTAGVKIHEAVRKFLHEEKRS from the coding sequence ATGAAGAAAATATCATGCGTAGTAGGAACGAGGCCGGAAGCAATAAAGATGGCTCCTGTAATTTTGGAGCTGAGGAAAGATTCGGAGTTAAGCGTTTCAGTTTTAGCGACAGGGCAGCACACCGACATGTTAAAGCAGGCACTTGACGATTTCGGTATAACGGCGGACTACAATCTCAACATAATGCGGGCGAATCAGACATTAGACCACATAACCGCCGGGGTATTGCAGGGAGTCGGCGAAATTCTCGACTCAGATCCGCAGGATATGATTCTGGTACACGGCGACACGTCAACGACATTCGCGGCGGCATTGGCGGGGTTCTACCGTCATGTGAAGATCGGCCATGTTGAAGCGGGGCTGAGGAGTCATGATTTGTCGCTGCCGTTTCCTGAAGAGGCCAACAGGATTTTGACGGACGGAATAGCGGATATGTTCTTTGCGCCGACTGTGGGAGCTGCGGACAATCTCAGGCGCGAGGGCAAAAGCGAGTCGCAGATATACATCACGGGAAACACGGTGATTGATGCGCTGTATGAGATTCTGAAGCGTCAGAGGGGGATCGATGAGCCTGAATATTTGCGGGGGATTGGGAGTCGTCCGCTTGTGCTGATGACGGCGCACCGCCGCGAGTCATGGGGAGAGCCTCTGCGGAATATTTGCGGGGCAGTGAAGGACATTATACGGGCGCGGCCTGATGTGATGTTCCTGATACCAATGCACAAGAACCCTGCTGTGAGGAATGTTATCCGCGATGAGCTTGGAGAGTTTTCCGGGAACGTAAGACTCACAGAGCCATTGAGCTACCCTGAGTTTGTACAGGCGATGAATAAATCTGCGTTCATACTTTCTGACAGCGGAGGAGTCCAGGAGGAAGCGACTGCGATAGACAAGCCGGTGCTGATTATGCGTACAGTGTCGGAGCGTCCCGAAGCGATTACGGAGGGAACATGCATACTTGTGGGAACAGGCCGGGAAAATATCAGGCGTGCGTCCCTGCGGATAATGAATGAGCCGGAATACCTGAATGAGATTGTCGGGAAGAATGTCAAGCCTTTCGGGGACGGTACTGCGGGCGTGAAGATTCATGAAGCTGTGCGGAAATTTTTACATGAGGAAAAACGGTCATGA